From the genome of Ctenopharyngodon idella isolate HZGC_01 chromosome 23, HZGC01, whole genome shotgun sequence, one region includes:
- the chst2b gene encoding carbohydrate sulfotransferase 2: MRSNQFLQLQLSALGEKNGVYDRNLKTYRNHPTKIVTQPGIVMKVLRRKRIVLFIAYFLLLVLTMLNLANYRWTKEPQQCNLQMRSTPYQGRSDIRFLYRPSLAKKRQLVYVLTTWRSGSSFFGELFNQHPEVFFLYEPMWHIWQKLYPGDAVSLQGAARDMLSSLYRCDLSVFQLYNSPGSKNFTSLGLFGATLNKVICSYPLCSAYRKEVVGMVDDKVCKKCPPQSLRLLEEECLKYNTIVIKGVRVLDVNVLAPLMEDPSLDLKVIHLVRDPRAVANSRIKSRHGLIRENLQVVRSRDPKLRRIPFVDPGHKISKKDGADYHSVGAMEVICDRTYRSLRTALNPPDWLKGKYLAVRYEDLVDNPVKTLRNVYKFANLSANLDIESFALNMTNGTSSSSKPFIVSARNATQAASAWRTVLSIQQIKQVEEYCHHAMAILGYERVRTAGEAKDLSKSLLTASKL; the protein is encoded by the coding sequence ATGAGAAGCAACCAGTTCCTACAACTTCAGTTGTCTGCACTAGGGGAAAAGAATGGTGTTTATGACCGAAATCTCAAAACATATCGGAATCATCCCACAAAAATAGTCACCCAGCCTGGAATCGTAATGAAAGTGTTGCGGAGGAAAAGAATTGTACTGTTTATAGCGTATTTTCTGCTGTTAGTTCTCACCATGCTGAACTTGGCTAACTACAGATGGACTAAAGAACCTCAACAGTGTAATCTCCAGATGAGAAGCACTCCGTATCAGGGAAGGTCAGATATCCGATTCCTTTACAGACCATCTCTTGCTAAGAAGAGACAGCTTGTCTATGTTTTGACCACATGGAGGTCCGGTTCATCATTTTTTGGAGAGCTATTTAATCAACACCCAGAGGTTTTCTTCTTGTATGAACCTATGTGGCACATCTGGCAGAAGCTGTACCCGGGTGATGCTGTGTCCTTACAGGGAGCAGCGAGGGACATGCTGAGCTCGCTGTACCGCTGCGATCTTTCAGTTTTTCAGCTGTACAATAGCCCTGGGAGCAAAAACTTCACCTCCCTTGGACTTTTCGGGGCCACACTTAATAAAGTCATCTGCTCGTATCCTCTTTGCTCAGCTTATAGAAAAGAAGTAGTCGGGATGGTGGATGACAAAGTGTGCAAAAAATGTCCTCCACAAAGCCTCCGGCTCTTAGAGGAAGAATGCTTGAAGTACAACACTATAGTCATAAAAGGAGTCCGGGTTTTGGACGTCAATGTTTTGGCGCCTCTTATGGAGGATCCGTCGCTGGATCTGAAGGTGATTCATCTTGTGCGAGATCCCAGAGCCGTGGCCAACTCGAGGATCAAATCCAGGCACGGGCTGATTCGTGAGAACTTACAGGTGGTCCGCAGCAGGGATCCCAAACTCCGTAGGATACCCTTTGTGGATCCCGGCcacaaaattagcaaaaaagATGGTGCAGATTACCATTCGGTTGGGGCTATGGAGGTGATATGTGACCGGACGTACAGGAGCCTGAGGACTGCCTTAAATCCGCCCGACTGGCTGAAAGGGAAATACCTGGCGGTACGCTATGAAGATCTGGTGGATAACCCTGTCAAAACACTCCGGAATGTTTATAAATTTGCCAATCTCAGTGCCAACCTTGACATTGAGTCTTTTGCTCTTAACATGACGAATGGCACAAGCTCTTCCTCAAAGCCATTTATCGTGTCGGCCAGGAACGCGACACAAGCGGCCAGTGCGTGGAGAACAGTGTTGAGTATTCAACAGATAAAACAAGTAGAGGAGTACTGCCATCATGCAATGGCCATCCTGGGTTATGAACGTGTAAGAACAGCTGGAGAAGCAAAAGACCTGAGTAAATCTTTATTGACTGCCTCCAAACTGTGA
- the LOC127505962 gene encoding NXPE family member 3-like, which produces MTLWRFLESGRQIRQFQPPVPICEKGKQIQTSSSSVISILDMGISEEEWERLQKALDWPGPDQEITQLNQSTSPVHSTFSIVGLKESYKVGEKISVTITARDHNKNLKRYGGDFFKAKLSNSKLKASVYGEVVDHRNGTYSVALLLPWEGQAQVYVRLEHSSEVVQILKKYRESSFPRSHYNGHFEGPGPNKTRISEVVQCNLKWGADGSWRKGDCCCEYKDIKTGTVWQCERPKKLSCDNLVHHSRGGLEDPLNPLEKQIFTKTLTNVAITGDTHIINVLPNPAGIGTMERCRRMTTPVPAGFYLKDVWNSFVCNTGQFSSAQMGNCLKNKIVYLMGDSTTRQWFEYFERKVPGLQRMDLHTPRTGGPLMAVELENNIIVHWRPHGVPLRFTKTSITDLHYIGNDIDEIAGGPHAVVVFTIFAHLVFHPITFYVHEVAKIRQSVVALLSRAPETTVIIKSGNTAGVKNIFQSDWYAMQLNTVMQEMFRDIDGVIYFDVWQMTSCHYLRENIHPGPVIIANEIQMLLSYVCPV; this is translated from the exons ATG ACTTTATGGAGATTCCTGGAGAGCGGTCGTCAGATACGACAATTCCAGCCCCCCGTTCCTATATGTGAGAAAGGAAAACAGATACAAACAAGTTCCTCGTCTGTAATTTCCATTCTTGACATGGGAATCAGTGAAGAGGAGTGGGAAAGGCTACAGAAGGCTCTGGACTGGCCCGGTCCAGATCAAGAAATCACTCAGCTGAATCAGAGCACAAGTCCAGTCCACTCAACATTCTCTATTGTGGGACTCAAGGAGAGTTACAAAGTGGGAGAAAAGATCTCCGTTACCATCACAGCCAGAGACCACAACAAGAACCTGAAAAGATATGGAGGAGATTTCTTTAAAGCAAAACTATCCAATTCAAAGCTaaag GCGAGTGTGTACGGGGAGGTTGTGGATCACCGTAATGGGACTTACTCTGTTGCTCTTCTTCTGCCCTGGGAAGGTCAGGCACAAGTTTATGTGCGTCTAGAGCACTCCAGTGAGGTTGTGCAGATTCTTAAAAAATACAGGGAGTCCTCATTCCCACGCAGCCACTATAATGGCCACTTTGAAGGGCCAGGACCCAATAAAACCAGGATCAGTGAAGTAGTACAATGTAATCTTAAGTGGGGTGCAGATGGAAGTTGGAGGAAAGGCGACTGCTGCTGTGAGTATAAGGATATAAAAACAGGGACGGTGTGGCAGTGTGAGAGACCGAAGAAACTTTCTTGTGACAACCTGGTTCATCACTCAAGAGGAGGTTTGGAAGACCCGTTAAATCCTCTTGAGAAGCAAATTTTCACAAA GACATTAACAAATGTTGCTATTACTGGAGACACACACATCATTAATGTCCTTCCCAACCCTGCAGGCATTG GTACAATGGAGAGATGTAGACGCATGACGACACCAGTTCCTGCAGGGTTCTATCTGAAAGATGTCTGGAACTCTTTTGTTTGCAACACCGGGCAGTTCAGTTCTGCACAAATGGGAAATTGTCTTAAAAACAAGATTGTCTACTTGATGGGAGACTCTACCACAAGGCAGTGGTTTGagtattttgaaagaaaagtgCCAG GCTTACAAAGAATGGACCTCCACACTCCTCGTACCGGTGGACCCCTGATGGCTGTAGAGTTGGAAAATAATATCATTGTTCACTGGAGGCCACACGGTGTTCCTTTACGGTTTACTAAAACGTCCATTACTGACCTGCATTATATCGGCAATGATATTGATGAAATAGCTGGTGGTCCTCATGCAGTCGTTGTCTTTACAATCTTTGCCCACTTGGTGTTTCACCCAATAACATTTTATGTGCATGAAGTGGCCAAAATCCGTCAGTCTGTAGTTGCTCTGCTGAGTCGTGCACCAGAGACTACCGTCATCATCAAGTCTGGAAACACTGCAGGAGTAAAG AATATTTTTCAAAGTGACTGGTATGCAATGCAGCTGAACACGGTGATGCAGGAGATGTTCAGAGATATTGATGGAGTAATCTACTTCGATGTCTGGCAGATGACTTCCTGTCACTATCTACGTGAAAATATTCACCCAGGTCCTGTTATCATTGCTAATGAGATCCAAATGTTACTCTCATATGTCTGTCCTGTCTGA